In Asterias amurensis chromosome 4, ASM3211899v1, one genomic interval encodes:
- the LOC139936441 gene encoding palmitoyltransferase ZDHHC15B-like: protein MTKVYLDVISTLESFRPPVFRHGPDKEGFSRGSFCNNFKEVFGYQKKYWLLPIFTSNGDGVTYPIQARDQDSDRLLDGDVESDIGSGPETEDKGAGKKGIRDSIKTSPSYSTMATGGAAGGGDHVALHMDPDEGAQINLGVDGELQR from the exons AAGCACGCTCG AGTCATTCCGACCCCCGGTCTTCCGTCACGGCCCGGACAAGGAAGGGTTCAGCCGGGGAAGTTTCTGTAATAACTTCAAGGAAGTCTTCGGATATCAAAAGAAATACTGGCTGCTTCCTATATTCACCAG CAATGGTGATGGGGTGACGTATCCCATCCAAGCCAGGGACCAAGATTCAGATCGTCTTCTAGATGGAGATGTTGAGAGTGACATCGGCAGCGGCCCAGAGACTGAAGACAAGGGAGCAG GTAAGAAAGGTATAAGAGATAGCATTAAGACCAGCCCATCGTACTCTACCATGGCTACGGGTGGTGCAGCTGGAGGCGGGGATCATGTTGCTCTGCATATGGATCCAGATGAAG GTGCACAGATCAATTTAGGAGTTGACGGCGAATTACAAAGATAA